From the genome of Desulfovibrio sp. JY:
ACCAGATCGAACTCGCCCCGACGCAAGAGCGCCAATCCCTCGAGGCCGGTGGTCACGTGGCGCGCGGCCGGGATGCGGGCGCGCTTGAGGAATTCGCGGTCGATCCTGGCATGGCCTTCGTTGTCGGTCACGATGAGCGCGGTCTTAAATATCGTCAGGGGCGGATGGGGAACGGTCATGGCCAACGTCCTTTGTGCTGCCGGTTGTCGCCGTTTGCACAAACCGTATCGGCCGGTCTGGAAGATGCTTTAGGTAAAGATTATGGAAAGAAAGTGCGAGAGGGGAACCCTTTTTGAAAAAGGGTTCCCCTCTCGCGCTCTCCCTTCCCAAAAACTTTTTAACGATAACAGACCGTCACCATGAAAGTCTTTGGAAAGGGGGTCCGGGGGGAAACTTTTCTTCAGAAAAGTTTCCCCCCGGTTCTTTCTCTAAAGGCTTGCCACCTTTTTGATCAGGCGCACGAGCTGGTTGGTGAAGCCGGCCTCGTTGTCGTACCAGGCCAGGATTTTGGCCATGGTGCCGTCGAGGACCTGGCTGGCCTTGGCGTCGACCACGCCGCCGTGGGTGTCGCCGGTGAAGTCGATGGACACCAGCGGCTCGTCGGTAAAGCCCAGGTTCTCGCCGGAGGCGGCCTCGAGCACCTTGAGCAGCCCGGCGGTGTCGGTGGGCTTTTCCAGCTCGCAGGAAAAATCCACCAGGGAGACGTTGGGCGTGGGCACGCGGATGGACATGCCGTCCAGGCGTCCGGCCAGGGCCGGGATGACCTTGGTCACGGCCCGGGCCGCGCCGGTGGTGGTCGGGATCATGGACAGGCCGCAGGCCCGGCCGCGCCGCCAGTCCTTGTGGGAGCCGTCCAGGATGCGCTGGCTCATGGTGTAGGCGTGGATGGTGGTCATGAGGCCGTGCTTGATGCCGAAGGCGTCGTTTACGGCCTTGGCGATGGGGGCCAGACAGTTGGTGGTGCAGGAGGCGTTGGAGATGATGCGGTGCTCGGGCCGCAAGTCCTGGTCGTTGACGCCCATGACGACGGTGATGTCCTCGTCTTTTCCGGGGGCGCTGATGATGACCTTCCTGGCGCCGACGGCCATGTGCTTTTCGCAGGATTCCCGGTCCACGAACTTGCCGGTCGTCTCGACCACGTAGTTGCAGCCGCAATCCCCCCAGCGCCATTCGCCGCCGCCGTGGCGGGTGATGGTGACGGGCTTGTCGTTTATGATCAGGCCGTCTTCGCTCGGGACGACGGTGCCGGCGAAGCGGCCGTGCACGGAGTCGTATTTGAGCAGATGGGCAAGCTGGGCGTTGTCGGCCCGGGCGTTGATGGCCTTGATGGTGATGTCGGGATCGCCGGCAACAAGCCGCGTCAGGTATCGTCCGATCCGGCCGAATCCGTTGATGCCGATCGTAACCGCCATATCCGTGTCCTCCTGGGATGGTTCGTGAGGTATCGGTGGGAAGCGCGTGGGCACGGCCCGCAGGCGCGGAAAATTATAGGCCGGGTCACGGTTTTGTGTCAATGAAACGTCGTTCTTTCCCGATGGTTAGACGTCTTGTCAAGACGGGGCGGACGACCGCGGCCAGGAGGCGGCCTGGGCCAGCCTGGCCGAAACGGCCAGGGCGGTCAGGGTGATGTCGCACCAGGCCAGGGCGGAACGCGGCGAAACCGTGTAGAATCGCCAGGCCATCTCGGCCGTGGAGGCGTCGACGGTGGGAAAGGAGCCCAGAAACGGCCAGAAAAGAACCGGAGCCCGCACCACGTCGCACACGAGGTGCAGGCTCCAGAAGAGGGCCACGATAAGGGGCCAGGAAGCGGGCAAGCGCGCCCGGCGGCAGATCACGGCGAAAAGCCCGAGAAAAAGCGCTCCGCCGATCAGGCTGTGGGCGATGCCGTGTCCCGGCAGGCCGAAAAAGAGCTTGAGCGGCTTGTCGATCCAGTCCGGCCCGAAGGCGGCGATGACGCACAGCGCAAGCGGTGCGCGGCGAAGGGCGAACTGGTTGCCGAGCGAGCCCAGGGCGGCGTGACCGAAAACCATGGCTACGCCTCGTTATTGGGGCAAAAGCCAGTTCTGGTCGATGGTGAACAGGGGAAAAGCCGGCTGGGGTTCCGGCTCGCCCCGGACCATGGAGTCGTAGCAGGCCTTTTCGTCGGCCATGGCCCGGTTATCCGAGAGCCGGATGACGTTGCCCTTGGGGCCGTCATCGGTGGCGGCGCCGAAATGTTCGAGCAACACGTCGACGCCCTTGGTTTTGTTGGAGCCGAAGACCCAGCGATAGCCTTTGTATTTGCTGCCCTTTTTCGAAGGCAGCGGCGTGGGCACGCCGTAGCGGGTCGTCATGCCCTTGGTCAGCTTGTCAAAGGTGGCCAGGGAGCCGTCGGCGTAGAGCAGGCGCACCCGCATGACGCGGTTGGTGGTGGCGCAGCCGCCGAGGATCACGTAGCCGGCGCTAAAGCCCTTGGTCGGCTTGAGGTTGGCCCGGATCAGCCAGGGCCGGTTCCAGATGGGGGCCATGCGGGAGATGTCGAGGCGGTCGCGCAGGCTTTCGGCGTCCGCGCCGAGGGTGATGCCGGCGAGCTTTGTGGGGGCCTTCTGGGCGCAGGCGGGCGCGGCCAGGGCCAGGATCAGGGCCAGGGCGAGCAGGGCCGAAAGGCTTCGGGTCATGTGAGGCTCCTTTGGCGGTGTTGGCGGATTGCGGCCTTCACAATGCCCGGGGTTGCGCGATTGTCAAGGGCGCGGACTTGCCGGGCGTTGCGCCATGGCGTAGAAACGGCGCTATCTGTCCGGGCGCGTCGCCCGCTTGTTCCATTTTAAGGAGATTGTCGACATGACCAGAAAGGCCCTGCTTTTGGCGTTGTTTTTCGTTCTTGTGGCGTTTCGCGTTCCGGCGCTTGCGGCTTCCTCGGTGTCCCAGGCGGGGAGCGGAACCTTCGCCCATGCCTGGACCAGCTATAATGACCAGGAGAAGCGATCCTTCATGTTCGGTCTGGCCACGGCGGTGCGAATCATGTGCACCGACGTGAGCAGCATCAACAAGGGCGCCAAACCCCAGGAGATCGAGCAGCATTTCCGCAGCTGCTTCAATTCCTATGTCGGCGTGGACCCCGCCAGCGTCATCAGCGCCATGAACACCCTGTACGCCGATCCCAAAAACGCCATGATCCCCATCGATGGGGCCTACAAGATCTCGCTTATGCAGTTGCGCGGCGACAAGGTGGACGAAATCATCGTCCAGTCCCGCAAGTACGGCGAGCGCATCAAGCAGGAACTCGACCAGCAGCGCAAGGCCGGTAAATAAGAGCCAAAACGGCGCGAGAGGGAAGCCCGCTCACAGGCAGGGTTCCCTCTCGCGCTGTCCTCGTCCTCGAATTTCAGTCTTTCCGGACGTCCCCGCACTGCACGGAGACGTTCCCGCGTCTGTCGCTCAGTAATCCCACTTCCAGTTGACGCCCACGCCCTGCTTGTTGTCCGCGCCGACCCGGCTGTCCACGGTGATGTTGGGGGTGACCTGCACCTCCACGGACACGGCTCCGGTCTGCGCGCCCATGCCTTGTTCCACGCCCACGGTCACGCCCTTGGTGATTTCCTTGCCAGCCTTGAGCACGGTGGAGGCCATGCCGGTGCCCTTGCCCGAGACCAGGGACAGCTGGTCGAGACCGAGGATGCGCCGGGTGCGGGCCAGGACGCTGGTCGGCGTGCCGCCGGCGTAGAGCGAGGCGGCGGCCTGGGCCAGCTGGGCCGCCTGGATCGGGGACAGCGTCCGGGCGGACTGTCCGAACAGAATGCGCGAGAGGATCTCGTCGTGGGACAGTGTCGGGGTCGAAACCAGCTTGATGGACGGGTTGGTCGCGTCGCCGGTGATGGAGACCCCGGCCGTGACGTCCCCGGAGGTGTTTTCGGCCAGGATGTCGAGAATGGGGGCCGGGGGGCTGCCGCCGGTGAAGGTGACGTCGCCCTTGGTGATCTCCAGGTTGCTGCCGAAAAGCTCCACCCGGCCCTTGGCCACGTAATACTTGCCGACCACGACCGGCGCGGCGGCCGTGCCCGTGACCTTGACCTTGCCTTCCCAGCGTGATTCCAGCCCCAGTCCACGCACGTAGACCGCTTGGCCGAGGGCGGCCGTGATGTCCAGGTCGATGCGGCGGGCGGCGGCCGGCGGCGCGTGATGTTTGGCCTTTTTCTTCGGGGCGTTGGGGTCGTTGACGTAGGTGACGGGGATGACCACCACGTCCGGGGGAAGCGAGGTCGGCAGGTTGATGTCCGCCGGGCCGATTTCGATATTTCCGCTCGCCCGCATGCGGGACAGGGTGCCGGCGACGGCCAGGCTCCCGTTTGCCGTGACCCGGGCCAGATCGAGCCCGGCCACGCGCAGGTGGTTGAGCTTCAGGTTCAGGTCCACGGGGCCGTTTTGCGGGTCCGCGATGCCGACTCTGCCGGTCAGGGTGAAATTGCCGCCGTGGCCGTCCTGGCCGGAGGCCTGCTCGATGGCGATGGTCCCGCCCGAGGCGTTGGCCCGGAAGGTCAGATTGTGCAGCACCAGCCCCGCGTCGGCGTTTTCGAGCTTTTTCGCGGCCAGGGCTATCGAGCCCGTGACCGACGGCGCGGCCAGCGTGCCGCCGATGGCCATGTCGGCGGTCAGGCGGCCGACGATGCGGGTGTTGGCCTGGGCGAGAAGTCCCGCCATCTGCGACAGGTCGCTGTCGGCGGTGATGCGCCCCGAAAGCGCGCCGTGGGGCGGCACGTCAAAGGCGAAGGGCGAAAGGGCGAAGCGCACGGGCAGGCCGGCCACCACGGTGACGGCCTCTTTCTTGCCGGTCGGGCCGACGGTGGCGCGCGCCTCGGCCTTGCCGCCGGAAACGGACGCATTGGCGGTCACGGCGAGCGTCGGCAGCCCGGAGCCCTTTTCCGAGGCCATGGACAGGTCGTTGACCGTGACCTCGGCCGTGAGTTCCGGCTTTGCGGCGGAGCCGGCCAGGGAAATAGCCACCTGTCCCGTGCCGCCAAGTCCGGCCACGCCAAAGGAGGCCAGCATGGGCAGGGAAAGGTGGGTGATGGAAGCCTTGCCGGAAACGGACCGGGGCGACAGGCTGGCGGAGGCCTCGATTTTCGCCTTGTCGAAGGCCAGGGCCAAGGCGTCGAGGCGCGTGCTTGCGCCGTCGAGGGTCACCGTGGCCGGGGCGGTCAGGCGGAATTTTTTCGTGTCCAGGCTCCCGCCGAGGCTGGTCACGGTGATGCGGCGGCCCTTGCCCGCGGGCGCAAGGCCGATGGTGGTGGCCAGGGTAAGCGGCTTGCCGCCCGGGATGGTCCCCTTGGCGTCGAGGTTGGCGGAAAACGTCCGGCCGTCGCCATGGCCGGCCAGGGACAGCGTGGCCAGATCGAGTCCGCCGGCGGCCAGCCCCTTGGCGGCGATGTCGGCCTTGCCCCGGGGATTGCCGCTGACATCGTCGAGGTTGGCGGCCACGGTCAGGTTGGCGACGGCAAGGCCGGGCAGGCGCAGCCCGGCGGCGGTAAGGTCGCATACGACGCCTTGTCCGTTCTTGCCGGCTGTGGCCGTGGCGGCAAGCGTCAGGCTGCCGGCGAGTTGCTGTCCGGCGAAACGGCCGAGCCCGGCGAGGCTGCCCGCCTTGCCGGAGAGCTTGCCGCTGACGCGCCCGGTTGCCGTGTCGATGACGGCATCCCCGGAAAAGGCGGCGTCCGGGGCGGCCAGGCGCAGCTTGGAAACGGTCAGGCGCGTGTCGCGCAGGGCGTAGTCGGCCTCGAAACGGGCCGATTCGCCCTCGCGCCGGGCGGAAAGCGACACCGTGCCGGTCGGCGCGGCGGCCAGATCGTTGCCCGTGGCCGCAAGTTCCAGTCCGGCCAGGGCCAGATCGCCGAAAACGAGGCGTTCGCCCTTGGCCGAAACGGTCAGGCGCGGGGCGGCGGCGGTGCCGGCGGCGGTCAGGTCGAGGGTCAGGGCGCCGCCGCTTTTTTCGCCCAACGCCCGTTCGAGCACGGCCAAATCGGGGGCCTTAAGCGCGGCCTTGGCCGCGAGTCCCCCGGTTGCGGCGTCATAGTCGCCCGAAGCGGCGAGCGTGACCGCCTTGCCATTGAGCGTCAGGGATTCGATGCGCGCGCCGGAAGCCGCGAAACCGGCCTTGGCGGCGATGGTGGGCGAGGCGCCGAGCAGGGCGGCCAGGGCCTTGGCGGCATCGTCCGCGCCTTCGCGCGGGGCAAGCCCCGTCAGGTCCAGTTTCAGGGCGGCCTGCCCCTTGCCGGCGGCGTCGGCCGCGATGTCGGCCGCCAGCGCCAGTTTGCCGGTCAGGCGCAAGCCGGCCAGTCCGGCCGCGCCGGCGATGTCGGCCACGGAAATGGCGAGTTTTCCGGTGACCTTGTCCGCGGCGTAGCGCACGTCGCTTGCGCGCACCGCGCCGCCCGCGCCTTCCAGGGCGATGCCGCGGGCGGTGACGGCCCCGTCGGCGGCAAGGTCGGCCGTCGCGGTGAGGCGCAAGGCGTCGCCCAGCAGCGTAGTGCCCTCGGGCCCGGCCAGCCCGTCCAGGTTGCCGGTCACGGTGAGCCCCGCCCCGGGGAAGGGCCCGTCCAGGTCGCCGGCCGGATCGGCCGTGGCGTTGATCGTGGCCGCCTTGAGGGATGTCGGGCCGGCCGTGAAGCCGCTTAAGGTCAGGCGCGCGGTGAGCTTCGGCCGGTTGAGCGGCCCGCTGGCGTCGATGGTGACCGCCGCGTTGCCGGCCAGGGAGGGATCGAGGGCGCTCGCGTCCGGCAGGAGGACCGTGGCCGTTCCCGTCATCTTTTTGCCGGTCGCGTCCAGGCCGGCCTTGGCCGTGAGGCTGCCGGCGGCCACATGGGCGGTCAGTGCGTCGAGAAACAGATCGTCGCTGACGATGCCGACGCGGCCGGCGAGGGAGAGGTCCGGATGGTCGCCGACCAGTTTGGCGGCGGCCTCGGGAAGGAGTCCCGACGGCGGCGCGGCGATCAGGCGCACGGAAAAGGCGGCCAGGGCGTCCTTTCGCAGGGGCACGCCGAGGCCCAGGTCGGCGGTCAGAAATTCCTTGCCGCCAAGCGCGGCCGTCAGCGTGCCCTTCCAGGCGTCGAGCGGGCCGTCGCCGGTCAGGTTCACGGCCAGCCCTCCGCCATCCGGACCGGCCAGGGCGGCGGCGAGCAGCCCGCCGGGCGCGTCGGCCAGGGACGCCTTGGCCGCCAGCTTCCAGTCGGCGTAGTTGAGCGAACCGGCCAGCTTGACCGAAAGCGGCTTGTCCCCGTCCAGGCGCGTGGCCGCAAGCGCCAGCCCGACGGCCCCGGCCCCGGATTCGGCCAGCCGGCCGTCGATGCGGATGACGGCGTCCTGGCCGGCCAGCTCCTTGTCCAGGATGAGCCGGCCCACGGCGAGTCTGTCCACGAGGATGGGCGGCAGCCGGGGAAAGCGCGGCGGCCACTCCATGGCCGGCGCCTGGGGCGCTGGCGGCAGGTCCGGGGCGCGGCGCACCCGCACGGTGCCGGCCGCGATCTCGTTTATGACCACCCGGCCGCGCAGTAACGCCAGCGGCGACCAGGACAGGCGCGCGTCGGCCACCACAAGCCAGGTGCCTTTCTTGTCGGCCAGGGCGAACCGCCCCACGTTCAAGGAGAAGGGCAGCGTGCCCGAGACGTTTTCGATGCGGGCGTCGAGTCCCGATCCGGCGCGTATGCCCTGCTCGGCCACCCGGGCGGCAAGGTTGAGCCCGAGCGGGGTCAGAAGCAGCCCCCAGGCGAGAAGCAGCAGGGTGCAACAAGCGGCCAGACCAAGTCCCAGCCAGCGCCAGAAGCGGCGGCGGGGCCGGGGATAGCGCGGCGGGGCGGCGTTTCCTTTAGAAGGATTGTCCGATGCTGAAGTAGAATTGGGCAATGTCGTCGATATCCTTGCGCGGGGTCACCGGTGTGGCCACATCCAGGCGCACGGGGCCGACCGGGGTGTACACGCGAATCCCCAGCCCCGCCCCGAGCAGGATCGGCTGGTTGTAGGGG
Proteins encoded in this window:
- the gap gene encoding type I glyceraldehyde-3-phosphate dehydrogenase; translation: MAVTIGINGFGRIGRYLTRLVAGDPDITIKAINARADNAQLAHLLKYDSVHGRFAGTVVPSEDGLIINDKPVTITRHGGGEWRWGDCGCNYVVETTGKFVDRESCEKHMAVGARKVIISAPGKDEDITVVMGVNDQDLRPEHRIISNASCTTNCLAPIAKAVNDAFGIKHGLMTTIHAYTMSQRILDGSHKDWRRGRACGLSMIPTTTGAARAVTKVIPALAGRLDGMSIRVPTPNVSLVDFSCELEKPTDTAGLLKVLEAASGENLGFTDEPLVSIDFTGDTHGGVVDAKASQVLDGTMAKILAWYDNEAGFTNQLVRLIKKVASL
- a CDS encoding translocation/assembly module TamB domain-containing protein; the protein is MPNSTSASDNPSKGNAAPPRYPRPRRRFWRWLGLGLAACCTLLLLAWGLLLTPLGLNLAARVAEQGIRAGSGLDARIENVSGTLPFSLNVGRFALADKKGTWLVVADARLSWSPLALLRGRVVINEIAAGTVRVRRAPDLPPAPQAPAMEWPPRFPRLPPILVDRLAVGRLILDKELAGQDAVIRIDGRLAESGAGAVGLALAATRLDGDKPLSVKLAGSLNYADWKLAAKASLADAPGGLLAAALAGPDGGGLAVNLTGDGPLDAWKGTLTAALGGKEFLTADLGLGVPLRKDALAAFSVRLIAAPPSGLLPEAAAKLVGDHPDLSLAGRVGIVSDDLFLDALTAHVAAGSLTAKAGLDATGKKMTGTATVLLPDASALDPSLAGNAAVTIDASGPLNRPKLTARLTLSGFTAGPTSLKAATINATADPAGDLDGPFPGAGLTVTGNLDGLAGPEGTTLLGDALRLTATADLAADGAVTARGIALEGAGGAVRASDVRYAADKVTGKLAISVADIAGAAGLAGLRLTGKLALAADIAADAAGKGQAALKLDLTGLAPREGADDAAKALAALLGASPTIAAKAGFAASGARIESLTLNGKAVTLAASGDYDAATGGLAAKAALKAPDLAVLERALGEKSGGALTLDLTAAGTAAAPRLTVSAKGERLVFGDLALAGLELAATGNDLAAAPTGTVSLSARREGESARFEADYALRDTRLTVSKLRLAAPDAAFSGDAVIDTATGRVSGKLSGKAGSLAGLGRFAGQQLAGSLTLAATATAGKNGQGVVCDLTAAGLRLPGLAVANLTVAANLDDVSGNPRGKADIAAKGLAAGGLDLATLSLAGHGDGRTFSANLDAKGTIPGGKPLTLATTIGLAPAGKGRRITVTSLGGSLDTKKFRLTAPATVTLDGASTRLDALALAFDKAKIEASASLSPRSVSGKASITHLSLPMLASFGVAGLGGTGQVAISLAGSAAKPELTAEVTVNDLSMASEKGSGLPTLAVTANASVSGGKAEARATVGPTGKKEAVTVVAGLPVRFALSPFAFDVPPHGALSGRITADSDLSQMAGLLAQANTRIVGRLTADMAIGGTLAAPSVTGSIALAAKKLENADAGLVLHNLTFRANASGGTIAIEQASGQDGHGGNFTLTGRVGIADPQNGPVDLNLKLNHLRVAGLDLARVTANGSLAVAGTLSRMRASGNIEIGPADINLPTSLPPDVVVIPVTYVNDPNAPKKKAKHHAPPAAARRIDLDITAALGQAVYVRGLGLESRWEGKVKVTGTAAAPVVVGKYYVAKGRVELFGSNLEITKGDVTFTGGSPPAPILDILAENTSGDVTAGVSITGDATNPSIKLVSTPTLSHDEILSRILFGQSARTLSPIQAAQLAQAAASLYAGGTPTSVLARTRRILGLDQLSLVSGKGTGMASTVLKAGKEITKGVTVGVEQGMGAQTGAVSVEVQVTPNITVDSRVGADNKQGVGVNWKWDY